In the genome of Motacilla alba alba isolate MOTALB_02 chromosome 15, Motacilla_alba_V1.0_pri, whole genome shotgun sequence, the window AATTGCAGAGTGGGCCAGGTTTTTCTTGTATCTTTGGGGGTGGAAGCTGGGGAATGTTTAAGACCTAAAACATTAAATTTATACAGAAGGCTGAGGCCCTACAGGTCACTTAATGTGCatctggattttatttcagtgtcaGTCTTCTCAGAGATGGTAGAGACAAGAATGGTATTTCCTGACAGAATCCAAGCCAGCCTACAAACTGGGAACGTTAAAGAACTGAATAGGGTGAGGATCATTGCTTCCAGTTTTAACATTTGTACTGCTAAGAGTGCCTGATCCTCATCTTCCCAGCATGTGTCTGCACAGACAAGTAGAGCACAAAGGTACTTCAcaaaagtgggaaaaaagaaaaatgtaaaggtTTCTTATTATTGAGGCATCTTGCTTGGCTGTCCATGTACAttccacatttctttttcccttgaaatTCCTTTGAgaaatttctttgtatttgtcTACAACAGTGAATCTTTATAATTCTTCAGTTCAGTTGCTGCTTTGGGTTTCTGAAAGCCTGGCTTGTGTTGGTGCTGTCTACCAGTAcatgtgtggcagcagctgttcTTGGAGATTCACGCTGCTGGTGGCCACAGCCTTAGAATAACTGCCTACCTAAAACCCCATGTTGATATGAGACAGGGAGTACCCCGAAAGAGTGCCTTCACAGTGTTTTCATGAGAGACAGTGTAACAGTACACAAACTGGGGTTTTTCTATGGTAATACTGTAATAGCACATTTCTCCTAGGAAATGCAGAGAGGGAATAAATGCAGACATGCTCTTCTGAGACTGTTTTGGATGGAAGTTCACCAAGTAagtcacccagagcagctgaagtaATAAGGGAGGTTTTGTGGCATTGAGCAACACATGTATCACAATAAAAGGGCAAAGAGTTGTTTTGGAGCTTTCGGGCTCTTTTTCTTGGCTGTTTCTGCTCAAACACAAAATCTTTTTGTATTGCAGCACAATTTATGAGATAAAACGGAGCAAATCCAACCATTTCCAGTTTCTTCAGTTGAAAATAACAAATTGTAAAGAATGCAGAAATTGGTGgaatatatatctgtatatttCCATTCATAAGTAGTTGTTGCCCTTACCCTAAAATCCTTGccaaaaaattcttcctgtaaagactaaaacaaaatgagaaatggaatTCAGGAATTGCTTCTTTCACTAATCAAataactggttttttttcctctagtgGTACCATGTTTTGGCTAGTGACATTTTTTGCTGGCAAGTTCTAAAAAACGTGTTGTTTTCTCATGGTGTTTTTCACCAAGGTTTCAGTTCTAGATACTACTCTGTCCTAGAAATCTTTGCCCAGCCTTCTTCCTGGCTGTTTTTTGCACATGACTCTTTGTGCCAGTATTGTCCTCACTAGCAGCAGAGAAGGCCAAGCAATTccctaaacaaaaaaacaaaaaaaaagaaaagagcaatttCATCAGTTTTCATTAGCGTTGTCTAGAAGTGTAGAAAACCAAGATGTCACATTGCACAACGCAAATTTTCCCAACAGTTTTGTGCCTTAAATGATGACCTTTTATATCTAGTTAATAACTCTTTGTTGTAAATGAGCTCATGGAACCTCACTGGACAGTATCTCAGCTCCTGAGAAGCCTCTGATCTCTAGTTTAGACACCTGTGATCTGTAGATTAGACTGTCCCTGTGAGCCAGCGAGCTGAGGTCACTTACCAGCTTGAGAGTTCAAAGTCCTGATTGCTCAAAGTCCTTGTAATTAATACACGTTGGATAAAGCAGTAAATCtctctgcttgctttttaatttcttgtcgTGTTGGTTGTTCAGAGAAATTACCGCATTTCCATTCTcagccctcccagcacagaggtCTCTGTTGTAGTgatctgaaatgtttttccacTGGTGGTAAGGGCCATCACAAAACTCATTTTACCCATCCGTCAGTGAGATGTGATGGTTTTGGTTATAGAAAAGCAAGGCAACCCCAACGCTCAAGGagaaatgatgcatctgactccatcttatcagaaggctaattcaTTAgtttattatactatattattctattctatattactctatattacattacatctaaactggatctgccaagcactcaactgcACTCATCTCGTGGCTGCCGACTgtcctcacacacacacacgcttGGCCCcgacaggccaaggaaacaaaacatcactttgggtgaacaatctccacattACATTgtacttttgcacaaacacgggtgcagcaaatgagataagaattggttttcctttctctaagactcagagaatgtgaatctcagaaatattcttggggaGTTGTGCCTagcttttctctgtgaggagaaatgtggctgCATTTGGTCCCACCAGGCACACCCCAGCAATGCCCACGGTGCGTGCCAAAGGCTGCTCCAGCCGGTGCGGCTGAGCTGAAGCGGACTAACCCGGGGCCGCTCGGGGCtcggggcagcggcggggccgcaCGGGGCgaggggcagcggcggggccggctcGGGGCTCGGGGCAGCGGCAGGGCCGGCTCGGGGCtcggggcagcggcggggccgctcGGGGCgaggggcagcggcggggccggctcGGGGCgaggggcagcggcggggccggcgaGGGGCtcggggcagcggcggggccgctcggggctcggggcagcggcggggccggctcGGGGCgaggggcagcggcggggccgctcggcgctcccggggctgggcccgcccccgccgcggctCCGCTCCTGGGCGGCTCCGGGGGCCGGCCGGGCAGAGGCGGTGCAGGCcgcggggcagcagcagcagcgccatGCCGTTCCTGGAGCTGGACACCAGCCTGCCGGCCGAGCGGCTGCCGCCGGGGCTGGCGCAGACCCTgtgcgccgccgccgccgacATCCTGGGCAAACCGGCCGaggtgagcggggccgggccggcggggcggggcggggggcggcggggctgaCCCTGGCTGACCCTGGCTAACCGTGGCTGTGCCGGCAGCGGGTGAACGTGACGGTGCGGAGCGGGCTGCCCATGGTGCTGTCGGGCTCGGCCGAGCCCTGCGCCCAGCTGGCGGTCTCGTCCATCGGCGTGGTGGGCACGGCGGAGCAGAACAAGGCACACAGCGCCCGCTTCTTCGATGTCCTGACGGCGCAGCTGGGCCTGGGCCCCGATCGGTGAGTGCGGCCTGGCGGGGGCTCAGCCCGAGGGCGGCCAGAGCGTCCTCCCATCGGGCCCGCGGGTCTGCGTGGTCCATGGTCATGGAACACGACAAACAAGTGCCGAGGGGATGTGCGGAGCAGTGGAGATAGTGGCAGTTCCCGTGTACTCCAGGAGACTAAGCTGTGATACAGAGCCAAGACGAGACTGCAAACTCGACTAAGTGCTCGAGGATGCTGAATCCCAGACATGTGGTTTGGAGCCAGATAAAACCATAGACTGGTATGAACTTGTTGAACAGTCTGGGCATTAACTGTTCTCTGAAGATCAGTAGTTACAGTTGGTGAAACTGGTGCGAAACCCCACCGGGATTGGTAGAGCTTCACCCTGCCAGAGTGTCAGCCTGCCAAATGCTGGAACAAGGCTGTTCCTGAAGGTCAGACATGTCCATCTCTGCTTGTCTTAACCATCTCCCCAAAGGAGAGCGATAATAGTACTTCCCTGCCTCTTGGGTGCTGTCAGGATTAACCCCTGGCAAGATTATGCACTATGTGACTCCTAAAATGGACAAGTATCTCATTTAAAGTGTTGAAATACAGActgcttttgtttgtgtggCTGAAGTCTGTTTGTACCCTGACCCATACACAGCTTATGTTTCCTTCTGTTAAATGAACACCCTGAAGTGTAAGACAGTCAGACCCTAGTGCAGATTTTCTACTATGTTGCAAACTGGGGAGCAATGTAAAATAATGTTTCCTGTCCACATTTTTCTCTTATACCCAAAAGGATTGTCATCCGCTTTTACCCACTGGAGCCCTGGCAGATTGGCAAGAACAGGACAGTCATGACATTCCTGTGAtccttggagcagctgctggaacaaAGCCATCGTGAAGGCAACCCAGAGATGATcagctctgtctgtctgctTGTTTCCTCTTGTGATCAAATCTGTGTAGTTCGATCACTTTTGTCTTTGCATCCTGTACACACAAAGCTCAAGAGTGAGGCAATCAACTGATTTTACTGAAATAGTTCAAAGTCTTTGTCTCAAGCTCAGGCCTAGACAAAGCTGCTTGTAGCAGTAAAAAGTTTAATTCTAGAACATTTGGCTTTACTGAGGACCATAGAGGTTCTGAGgtttatctatttttttctcataatttgcaaggcagaaaaaatccttttttctgtttctctgtggcAACAGAAGGGTCTCAGGCCAATGAAGATGACCTGGAAgtcaaattcttttctttttcaggctCCCCTAAAAGCCCTTTCTGGAAAGAGAGGTGATTATTGGGAGAGAAGTTTAGGCATTGAAGGCTCATGTCAGATcttgtgctctgtgctctgcccttGCCACCTCCTGTGACTGCTCCTACAAAGTGTTGCTTGTTCACAAAGTTTCCAGGGCTCAATGTCTGTCTGCTGTTAGCAGTGGCTGGAAGAGAGAGTCACTTCTGAAGACCTGCACTGTGCCaccagaaaatattaaaatattttgaagtttctGCTACTGCCATCTTTAATTCTTGTTATTCACTGTTTGCTCAGAgtccttttccttgctgttaTGGGGAGTTTTGGGATGATCGAGCATCTCAC includes:
- the LOC119707637 gene encoding D-dopachrome decarboxylase; the protein is MPFLELDTSLPAERLPPGLAQTLCAAAADILGKPAERVNVTVRSGLPMVLSGSAEPCAQLAVSSIGVVGTAEQNKAHSARFFDVLTAQLGLGPDRIVIRFYPLEPWQIGKNRTVMTFL